The Deltaproteobacteria bacterium genome includes a window with the following:
- a CDS encoding ornithine cyclodeaminase family protein, with amino-acid sequence MKRIEFMYLSQEDVMGLNLGLGEIIDLVEQGLREHGLGRVENPPKPGIHSKANSFIHAMPAYYRGLNIGGMKWVSGYPGNRELGLPQILGLMVLNDMDTGLPVCVMDCRWITAMRTAAVTAVTAKYCARRDSSIAGIIGAGVQGRYNLLALKQVLPGIRKVKVFDINRKAAEKYRDELSRRTDVEISIGDDVESVARDTDVLLTATQRLERPLVREEWFGKGCLGFGLEASRAWYGEAILKADKFITDDWEQTEHFHAQGAFPDGLPELYAELGQIASHQKPGRENPEERILAINIGLALEDVIVANRIYQIARERDNYARLVLMEKDF; translated from the coding sequence ATGAAGCGTATCGAATTCATGTACCTTTCCCAAGAAGACGTCATGGGGCTCAATCTGGGTCTGGGAGAGATCATCGATCTAGTGGAACAAGGCCTGAGAGAACACGGACTCGGCAGAGTGGAGAACCCTCCAAAACCGGGGATCCATTCCAAGGCAAACTCGTTCATTCACGCCATGCCGGCCTACTACAGGGGCCTGAACATCGGGGGGATGAAATGGGTCAGCGGCTACCCTGGCAACAGGGAACTCGGGCTTCCCCAGATCCTGGGCCTCATGGTACTCAACGACATGGATACGGGGTTGCCGGTATGCGTTATGGATTGCCGCTGGATAACGGCCATGAGGACCGCCGCGGTGACGGCGGTGACCGCCAAGTACTGTGCTCGAAGAGACTCGAGCATCGCAGGCATCATCGGTGCCGGGGTCCAGGGACGGTATAATCTACTGGCACTCAAGCAGGTCTTGCCGGGTATAAGAAAAGTGAAGGTCTTCGACATCAACCGAAAGGCAGCAGAAAAATACAGAGACGAACTCTCCCGGAGAACCGATGTGGAAATCTCCATAGGCGACGACGTGGAGAGCGTGGCAAGGGACACGGACGTTCTCCTCACCGCCACCCAGAGACTGGAGAGGCCTCTTGTCAGAGAAGAGTGGTTCGGCAAGGGCTGCCTGGGCTTCGGGCTGGAAGCGAGCCGTGCCTGGTACGGGGAAGCGATCTTGAAGGCCGATAAGTTCATCACCGACGACTGGGAACAGACAGAACATTTCCACGCCCAGGGGGCTTTCCCGGACGGCCTGCCAGAGCTCTATGCCGAGTTGGGTCAAATCGCGTCACACCAGAAACCGGGCAGGGAAAACCCTGAAGAGAGGATCCTCGCCATCAACATCGGACTCGCCCTGGAAGACGTGATCGTCGCCAACCGGATATACCAAATCGCCCGAGAGAGAGACAACTATGCCCGTCTGGTCTTGATGGAAAAGGACTTCTAG
- a CDS encoding trimethylamine methyltransferase family protein translates to MTDYQAGHEKTITGLLPALAGANVIYGLGMLEMGITFDLAQLVLDNEVAGMILHAVGGIQVNDETLSLDTIEEVGIFSDYLSHETTYNHMRSQSQARLIDRRMRSDWEAAGTDIYQKALQQARHVLETHEVPELPDDVRSTIRSIIEEAEKERGVYKAKNTQE, encoded by the coding sequence ATCACCGACTACCAGGCTGGGCATGAGAAGACGATAACCGGTCTGTTACCGGCGTTGGCAGGGGCCAACGTGATCTACGGGCTGGGCATGCTGGAAATGGGAATCACCTTCGACTTGGCCCAACTGGTCTTGGACAACGAGGTGGCCGGGATGATCCTCCACGCGGTGGGCGGGATACAGGTCAATGACGAGACTCTCTCCCTGGATACCATCGAGGAGGTGGGCATATTCAGCGATTACCTTTCCCACGAGACCACCTACAACCATATGCGGTCCCAATCCCAGGCCCGCTTGATCGACCGGAGGATGCGTTCCGACTGGGAAGCCGCGGGTACGGACATCTATCAGAAGGCCCTCCAACAGGCCAGGCATGTCCTTGAAACACACGAGGTACCCGAGCTCCCCGATGATGTGCGATCCACCATTCGATCGATCATCGAGGAAGCGGAGAAGGAGAGGGGTGTATACAAGGCGAAAAATACCCAGGAATAG